One window from the genome of Enterobacter asburiae encodes:
- a CDS encoding glycoside hydrolase family 43 protein has translation MQITNPILTGFNPDPSLCRQGEDYYIATSTFEWFPGVRIYHSRDLKNWSLVSTPLDRVSMLDMKGNPDSGGIWAPCLSYADGKFWLLYTDVKIVDSPWKNGRNFLVTAPSIEGPWSEPIPMGNGGFDPSLFHDDDGRKYYIYRPWGPRHHSNPHNTIVMQAFDPQTGTLSPERKTLFTGTPLCYTEGAHLYRHAGWYYLMVAEGGTSYEHAVVVLRSKNIDGPYELHPDVTMMTSWHLPENPLQKSGHGSLLQTHTGEWYMAYLTSRPQRLPGVPLLASGGRGYCPLGRETGIARIEWRDGWPYVEGGKHAQMTVKGPQVAEQPAAVQSSWRDDFDASSLDPELQTLRIPFDDTLGSLTARPGYLRLYGNDSLNSTFTQSTVARRWQHFAFRAETRMQFSPVHFQQSAGLTCYYNSKNWSYCFVDYEEGQGRTIKVIQLDHNVPSWPLHEQPIPVPESAESVWLRVDVDTLVYRYSYSFDGETWHAVPVTYEAWKLSDDYIGGRGFFTGAFVGLHCEDISGDGCHADFDYFTYEPA, from the coding sequence ATGCAAATCACTAACCCGATACTCACCGGCTTTAACCCGGACCCGTCCCTGTGCCGCCAGGGCGAGGACTACTACATCGCCACCTCGACCTTCGAGTGGTTCCCGGGCGTGCGTATCTACCACTCCCGCGACCTGAAAAACTGGTCGTTGGTCAGCACGCCGCTGGACCGCGTGTCGATGCTGGACATGAAGGGCAACCCGGACTCCGGCGGCATCTGGGCGCCGTGCCTGAGCTACGCCGACGGTAAATTCTGGCTGCTCTACACCGACGTGAAGATTGTCGACTCGCCGTGGAAAAACGGCCGCAACTTTCTTGTTACCGCGCCCTCCATCGAGGGGCCGTGGAGCGAGCCGATCCCGATGGGCAACGGCGGATTTGACCCGTCCCTGTTTCACGACGACGATGGCCGCAAATACTATATCTACCGCCCGTGGGGGCCGCGCCACCACAGCAACCCGCACAACACCATCGTGATGCAGGCGTTTGACCCGCAGACCGGCACGCTCTCGCCCGAGCGCAAAACGCTGTTTACCGGCACGCCGCTCTGCTACACCGAAGGCGCGCACCTGTACCGCCACGCGGGATGGTACTACCTGATGGTCGCCGAGGGCGGCACCAGCTACGAGCACGCCGTCGTGGTGCTGCGTTCCAAAAATATCGACGGGCCGTACGAGCTGCACCCGGACGTGACGATGATGACCAGCTGGCACCTGCCGGAGAACCCGCTGCAGAAGAGCGGCCACGGCTCGCTGCTGCAGACGCATACCGGAGAGTGGTACATGGCCTACCTCACCAGCCGCCCGCAGCGCCTGCCCGGCGTGCCGCTGCTGGCCTCCGGCGGGCGCGGCTACTGCCCGCTGGGGCGCGAGACCGGCATCGCCCGCATTGAATGGCGCGACGGCTGGCCGTACGTGGAAGGCGGCAAGCACGCGCAGATGACCGTGAAAGGCCCGCAGGTGGCCGAGCAGCCCGCTGCCGTTCAGAGCAGCTGGCGGGACGATTTCGACGCCAGTTCGCTTGACCCGGAGCTGCAGACCCTGCGCATTCCGTTCGACGACACCCTCGGCTCGCTCACCGCGCGGCCCGGCTATTTACGGCTCTACGGCAACGACTCGCTCAACTCGACCTTTACCCAATCGACCGTGGCGCGCCGCTGGCAGCACTTCGCCTTCCGGGCCGAGACGCGGATGCAGTTTTCGCCGGTCCACTTCCAGCAGAGCGCGGGGCTGACCTGCTACTACAACAGCAAAAACTGGAGCTACTGCTTTGTGGACTACGAGGAGGGGCAGGGCAGAACGATCAAGGTGATCCAGCTCGACCATAATGTGCCGTCATGGCCGCTGCACGAGCAGCCGATTCCGGTGCCGGAGAGCGCGGAGAGCGTCTGGCTGCGCGTGGATGTGGATACGCTGGTTTACCGCTACAGCTACTCGTTCGACGGCGAGACGTGGCACGCCGTGCCGGTGACGTATGAGGCGTGGAAGCTGTCGGACGACTACATCGGCGGGCGCGGCTTCTTCACCGGCGCGTTTGTGGGGCTGCATTGCGAGGACATCAGCGGCGACGGCTGCCACGCAGACTTCGACTACTTCACCTACGAGCCGGCATAG